The DNA window TTAAAGCATCGACATTCATAGCTTTTATACCATATTTTTCTCTTAAATAAGTAATACTCTCAATATCATTCACACCAAAAACCACATTTTCTTGATTTTTTACCTCATCAACAACCCTATCCATTCTTTCAAACTTCTTATCATCCGCAGTATATACGTAACAATAAATCATCTCTTATCCTTTATATAGTTTATATTTACGAATTCACTTTTTATTGTCTTCTCTTACCTCACCTATTCCTTCTATTCCTCTTCTTTATCAATTTCACAAATTCACAATTTCACAATTTCAACACTCTCACTACTTCCCTTAGTCTCTTTTCCTCATATTTATATACATATGAATAATATCAATCGCCGCAGGCGTTACACCGCTGATTTCGCTTGCGGCAAAAAGTGTAGGCGGTCTGAATTTTTCAAGTTTTTCAACCACCTCGCGTGAGAGTCCCGGAATTCCTCTATATTCGAAATCTTCAGGGATTTTTACGCTTAACATCTCTTTCATTCTATCGATTTGGGCTTTTTGTTTTTCGATATAGTGATGATATCTGCTCTCGATTAATAACTGCTCAAGAGCTTCATCGCTTAAATCTTTAAGTTCAGGAACCAATTTTAGTAATTTTTCTTTATCAAAGGTATGACGACCCACTATTTTTCTAAGTTCCATTTTGCTTTGGATTCTCTCTTCGCCCATTTCTTCAAGTTTTGCGTTTATCTCTTTATTCGGCGTTACGAACGTTTCATTTAGATATTTCATACCTTTTTCGATTTCGTTTTGAAGTTTTTCTATTCTTTTATATGTTTCTTCATCAAGAAGTCCGAGTTCATATCCTTTTGGCCCGAGTCTTAGTATTGCGTTGTCTTCTCTTAGAAGAAGTCTGTATTCGCTTCTGCTCGTAAACATTCTATAAGGCTCGTTAGTACCTTTTGTTACCAAATCATCTATCAACACACCGATATAAGCTTCGTCTCTTCTTAAAATAAGAGGCTCTTTTTCATCAATTTTAAGTGCTGCGTTGATACCTGCCATTATCCCTTGAGCCGCAGCTTCTTCGTATCCGGTAGTTCCGTTTATTTGCCCGGCAAAAAACAGCCCTTCGATTTGTTTCGTTTCAAGGGAATGTTTTAGGTTTGTAGGCTGAATAAAATCATACTCGATAGCATACCCGAATCTGACTATTTTGGCGTTTTCAAGTCCCGGAATCGAATGTATAAAATCTTCTTGAACATCCATCGGCAACGAAGTTGAAAGTCCGTTTAGGTAATATTCGGTCGCTTCGATAGTTTGAGGTTCCACAAAAACGTGGTGTCTCTCTTTATCCGGGAATTTATTGAGTTTATCTTCGATACTCGGACAATATCTCGGTCCAATTCCTTCAATCTGCCCTGTAAATAGAGGCGCTCTATGGAAGTTGCTTTTGATAATGTCGTGTGTCGTTTCATTGGTATATGTAATGTAACAAGGAAGTTGTTTAGGATTGAATTTGCTTTTATCCGTTCTGAAACTAAAAGGTTTAGGGTTTTCATCACCCGGCTGAATTTCCATTTTTGAAAAATCTATAGTCCTTGCGTCAATTCTTGCGGTCGTACCCGTTTTTAATCTCTCAAGTTTAAATCCCAAATCTTCAAGCGATTTTGAAATTTTCTTAGCAGGCAGTTCGTGAAATCTACCTCCTTCAAGTTTCACCGGACCGAAATGCATAAGCCCTCTCATAAACGTACCGGTAGTGAGTATCAACGCTTTACATTGATATTCGTTTAAAAGATTCGTTTTTACTCCGTAAACTTTTCCGTTTTTTACCAAAATTTCATCAACAATCTCTTGAGCGACCGTAAGATTGGGAGTATTTAAAATTTGCGTCCTCATCCAGATTCTGTATCTATCCATATCTATTTGAGCCCTGCTTCCTCTTACAGCCGGACCTCTGTTTTCGTTAAGCACTCTAAACTGAATACCGGCATTATCGGTAGCAAGAGCCATAAGCCCGCCTAAAGCGTCGATTTCTTTTACCAAATGCCCTTTTGCAAGACCCCCGATTGCAGGGTTACAGCTTGCAGCACCGATTTGTTCTACGAGCATTGTTAAAAGTAAGGTTTTTTTACCCATTTTTGCTGCGGCGTTAGCCGCTTCGATTCCGGCGTGTCCTCCGCCGACAACTATAACGTCAAATTGTTTCATCAAGCTCCTTTAACTCTTCTGCGTTTTTAATATATTTTTTTATCTCGTCCATTTTTTCGACTTTTAAGTATTCGTCAAACTCTTTTTGAGTGGTAATATGCACCATATCGTCATCAAAAACGTCAAGTAACAGATTGGTATTACCAACAAGCATTAGATATTTTCTTTTGTTAAATTCAAATAAAACCACTTTATTTTTAGCATCGATAGGCTTTTGTAAAACAACCGCCATTTTCATATCTTTGCTTGGCAGTTTAGGCATTCTTTTTTTCATAAGGTATAGGATTATAGCAAGAATTATTAAAATTGCAAGTCCGATAAAATATGAAGTCAAATCAATGCTTTTATCGGGGTTTTGAGCCATAAGAGCCTGGACTTCGTTTTTTTGAGGCGTAGCGTTTGAGATTCTGAATCTTATTCCGTATCCGTCAGGTGTCAGTGCTACCGAAGTGGTGAATTTCGCTATAGGAAAAATCTTAATTTTCACTCCGTCTTTATAAGGCAAAACCTCAACTTTTTTCAAAAAAGAGTTATCGAAGCTTTTTGAAACGATTTTGGTAGTAAAAATATTACTGAGATAGTATTCGGTATTTGAGAGTTTTATAACTTTTCCGTCGTATTTACTATCAAGAGACAACAAAATATCGACGTTTTTATTATCATGCGGGAAAAAATTGACATTAATCAAGTTCCCGGCATACAAAAAAAGAGCCGTCAAAAATATTATAAGCTTTTTCATCAGTGCTCTTTTGTCAAATAGTAAATTAACGAATTGGCATCAAGCACTTCGTTTAGTCTGATAGCGAGGTTTTTTTCATAAACCATAACTTCCCCTTTCCCTATAATCCTGCCGTTTACATACACTTCCGCACTCTCTCCGGCAGGTTTTTTCAAATCGATCACACTTCCTCTTTGAAGAGACAATATCTCTCTTAAGCTCATCTCCACCCTACCCAAATCGCTCTCAAAAACAACTTCGGTATCAAGCAAGTTCGAATAATCAGGTATCAATTCGTCGATATCTTCGATATCGACAAACTCTTCGTTCTCTTTCATTTATCTCTCCTTCAAGAGGATATAAAAATCTCTCCCGTTTAATTTAAAACAATACATATTGTCGTAATCTATCGATTTATATTCTCCCAAAAATTCAGGAACCGAGATATCGAATTTTATATTTTTATCAAGAGCT is part of the Caminibacter pacificus genome and encodes:
- the mnmG gene encoding tRNA uridine-5-carboxymethylaminomethyl(34) synthesis enzyme MnmG, which produces MKQFDVIVVGGGHAGIEAANAAAKMGKKTLLLTMLVEQIGAASCNPAIGGLAKGHLVKEIDALGGLMALATDNAGIQFRVLNENRGPAVRGSRAQIDMDRYRIWMRTQILNTPNLTVAQEIVDEILVKNGKVYGVKTNLLNEYQCKALILTTGTFMRGLMHFGPVKLEGGRFHELPAKKISKSLEDLGFKLERLKTGTTARIDARTIDFSKMEIQPGDENPKPFSFRTDKSKFNPKQLPCYITYTNETTHDIIKSNFHRAPLFTGQIEGIGPRYCPSIEDKLNKFPDKERHHVFVEPQTIEATEYYLNGLSTSLPMDVQEDFIHSIPGLENAKIVRFGYAIEYDFIQPTNLKHSLETKQIEGLFFAGQINGTTGYEEAAAQGIMAGINAALKIDEKEPLILRRDEAYIGVLIDDLVTKGTNEPYRMFTSRSEYRLLLREDNAILRLGPKGYELGLLDEETYKRIEKLQNEIEKGMKYLNETFVTPNKEINAKLEEMGEERIQSKMELRKIVGRHTFDKEKLLKLVPELKDLSDEALEQLLIESRYHHYIEKQKAQIDRMKEMLSVKIPEDFEYRGIPGLSREVVEKLEKFRPPTLFAASEISGVTPAAIDIIHMYINMRKRD
- the fliN gene encoding flagellar motor switch protein FliN, which produces MKENEEFVDIEDIDELIPDYSNLLDTEVVFESDLGRVEMSLREILSLQRGSVIDLKKPAGESAEVYVNGRIIGKGEVMVYEKNLAIRLNEVLDANSLIYYLTKEH